The Amycolatopsis methanolica 239 nucleotide sequence CCAACGAACTGCCGGGCGGCACGGTTCCAAGGCGCTGCATGACGAGATGCCGCAGGCGCCGGGTCACGCGGTGGCGGACCACTGAGTTGCCCACGGCCTTGCTCACCACAAAACCCGCCCGCGGCGTTCCCGCGGACGGGTCAGTGGACTGAACCGCGTGCACCACGAGGCGGCGCCGACCTGCCCGAGCACCCCTGCGCATGACCTCGCGGAAGTCCTCACTGCGCCGCAACCGGGCGGCACGGGGCAGCACGTCGCGCCTCGGAACGGCGCTATCAGGCGGACAGCTTCTCGCGGCCCTTGCGACGGCGGGCCGACAGGATCGCGCGACCGGCGCGGGTGCGCATCCGCAGCCGGAAGCCGTGGGTCCGGGCGCGTCGACGGTTGTTCGGCTGGAAGGTGCGCTTACCCTTGCTCACTGCTAACTCCTGGTCTCGACATACTCGGCGGCAAGCTGGAGCCACCGATCAGCTCGGGGGTGTCTCGAATCGCGCGCATGCGAACAAACCCGTCGCGCGCGGGAGACCTATCGAGAGTACGCACCCCGCTCACCGGCCCGGCAACCGGCCCCCACAACCACAGTGGGGGACCGAGTGGCGA carries:
- the rnpA gene encoding ribonuclease P protein component is translated as MLPRAARLRRSEDFREVMRRGARAGRRRLVVHAVQSTDPSAGTPRAGFVVSKAVGNSVVRHRVTRRLRHLVMQRLGTVPPGSSLVVRALPPAATASSAELGADLDAALKRLSLLPGRPSDGPATPRPDTAADMRGHAGE
- the rpmH gene encoding 50S ribosomal protein L34, which gives rise to MSKGKRTFQPNNRRRARTHGFRLRMRTRAGRAILSARRRKGREKLSA